Proteins encoded together in one bacterium window:
- a CDS encoding efflux RND transporter periplasmic adaptor subunit, with translation MSTNKWTITNGLCALLVSLSISNGYGADQPAGCGKDDGCGKGNSLEERLFVKCEHDIPIYQCDECRYEAGVVKLDPTLMKHKDGTGLVQTQVVAWTKVVDILATTGEVALNENTTVHISPRIAGIIETVSVDIGKRVKTGDALITLASVEFGKALTDYERNRTLSDLSEKVFVRESRLKEQKVGSEQDMINAQMAFEQHRTDLKASEQMLHVLGLTDEDLAKTRDSTHWVSKGVLTVRAPASGTIIEKHAVAGEVAEPGKDFMLLTDLSSVWVWANVHSRDLAELLASEKRGSVAVKIKVAAFPAQSFKGQLDYVGATMNEQTRTVKVRATIDNPEMLLRPGMFCDATISLGTNNAEEVVATPRGAVFSDEGKSFVFKHWKDDYFVRQDIRKGREFFGMAEILEGLHAGEKVVTDGAFLLKSDVLREKMGAGCAD, from the coding sequence ATGAGTACTAATAAATGGACAATTACAAACGGGCTTTGTGCCTTGTTGGTTTCTTTATCGATATCGAATGGTTATGGAGCGGATCAGCCTGCGGGATGTGGAAAAGATGATGGGTGCGGGAAGGGGAATTCCCTCGAAGAGCGTCTGTTCGTGAAGTGCGAGCATGACATACCGATCTATCAGTGTGACGAATGTCGCTACGAGGCAGGTGTCGTGAAACTGGATCCCACCCTGATGAAACATAAGGACGGTACCGGATTGGTGCAGACGCAAGTGGTGGCGTGGACGAAGGTAGTTGACATACTGGCGACCACAGGGGAGGTCGCGCTGAACGAGAATACGACTGTGCATATCAGTCCCCGTATTGCCGGTATTATTGAGACCGTTTCTGTGGATATCGGAAAACGCGTGAAGACGGGTGATGCCTTGATCACTCTCGCCAGTGTGGAATTTGGCAAGGCCCTGACTGATTATGAACGTAATCGTACCCTTAGTGACCTGTCAGAGAAGGTGTTCGTGCGTGAATCCAGGCTCAAAGAACAGAAGGTCGGATCCGAGCAGGACATGATCAACGCTCAGATGGCATTTGAGCAGCATCGCACAGATCTTAAAGCCTCTGAACAGATGCTCCATGTGCTGGGACTGACTGATGAGGATCTGGCGAAAACTCGTGATTCCACGCACTGGGTAAGCAAGGGCGTTCTGACCGTTCGTGCACCTGCCTCAGGAACCATCATTGAAAAGCATGCGGTGGCCGGCGAAGTTGCGGAGCCTGGAAAAGATTTCATGCTGCTTACTGATCTATCCTCAGTCTGGGTCTGGGCCAATGTGCATTCACGTGATCTGGCGGAACTGCTTGCAAGTGAAAAACGCGGATCGGTAGCCGTTAAAATCAAGGTGGCCGCCTTTCCTGCCCAGAGTTTTAAGGGCCAGCTAGATTATGTGGGCGCGACCATGAACGAGCAAACCCGCACGGTGAAAGTGCGCGCCACGATTGATAATCCCGAGATGCTATTGCGGCCTGGAATGTTTTGTGACGCGACAATCTCACTCGGCACTAATAATGCGGAGGAAGTGGTGGCGACCCCACGGGGCGCGGTGTTTTCGGATGAGGGTAAGTCCTTCGTTTTCAAGCACTGGAAGGATGATTATTTCGTCCGGCAGGACATACGTAAGGGACGGGAGTTTTTTGGTATGGCCGAGATTCTGGAAGGCCTGCATGCGGGCGAAAAGGTCGTGACCGACGGGGCATTCCTGCTCAAGTCAGATGTATTGCGTGAAAAAATGGGCGCTGGTTGCGCTGATTAA